A region from the Candidatus Angelobacter sp. genome encodes:
- a CDS encoding periplasmic heavy metal sensor codes for MKRGVAILFIGLALGLCAYCGFYFAGTAAHRTMLESDTPELAWLKREFDLNETEFARVVQLHDAYKSECMTMCRRIDAKNAELKKLLTRSDTLTPEIEAKLAEAGQLRVECQKNMLRHFLEVSRTMPPEQGRRYLAWVQEKTFLPEHKMHNQGSAAVSSDEHGHQ; via the coding sequence ATGAAACGAGGCGTAGCCATCCTGTTCATTGGCCTGGCGTTGGGCCTCTGCGCTTACTGCGGATTCTACTTTGCGGGCACGGCTGCGCATCGAACGATGCTTGAAAGTGACACCCCGGAACTGGCGTGGTTGAAAAGGGAATTCGATCTGAACGAAACCGAGTTTGCGCGGGTCGTCCAGTTGCATGACGCCTACAAGTCGGAATGCATGACGATGTGCCGGCGGATCGACGCGAAGAACGCCGAGTTGAAGAAATTGTTGACCAGGAGCGATACGCTCACGCCGGAGATTGAGGCGAAACTGGCCGAGGCCGGACAGCTTCGCGTCGAATGTCAGAAGAACATGCTCCGACATTTTCTGGAAGTCAGCCGAACGATGCCCCCGGAACAGGGCCGGCGTTACCTTGCCTGGGTTCAGGAGAAGACCTTCCTGCCGGAACATAAGATGCACAACCAGGGATCAGCGGCGGTTTCATCTGATGAACACGGGCACCAGTGA
- a CDS encoding sigma-70 family RNA polymerase sigma factor, whose translation MNTGTSENEDIVDMERLAAGYDAALNNLIERHGERLFRFLTRLLQNESDAEDLAQESFVRVYQHRARFDSRQKFSTWLYAIASNLARDRFRWRARHAQVSLDTESEETGGALADRLPEQTASPSQSIEASERTAAVREAVAALPEDLRLPLVLAEYEERPQAEIAKILDCSVKAVEMRIYRARQQLRKRLQSLFAADA comes from the coding sequence ATGAACACGGGCACCAGTGAAAACGAGGACATCGTCGATATGGAGCGACTGGCCGCCGGCTATGACGCCGCATTGAACAACCTGATCGAACGCCACGGCGAACGACTCTTTCGTTTTCTCACACGGCTTTTACAAAATGAAAGTGATGCTGAAGATCTTGCTCAGGAGAGCTTCGTTCGAGTTTACCAGCACCGCGCCCGATTCGACAGCCGACAGAAGTTCTCCACCTGGCTTTACGCCATCGCCTCGAATCTTGCCCGTGACCGGTTTCGCTGGCGCGCGCGGCACGCGCAAGTGTCGCTGGATACCGAAAGCGAGGAAACCGGCGGCGCGCTGGCGGACAGGCTTCCCGAACAAACGGCGTCACCAAGCCAGTCAATAGAGGCGTCTGAAAGAACTGCCGCGGTACGCGAGGCGGTGGCAGCCCTGCCGGAGGATCTCCGGCTACCGCTGGTGCTGGCTGAATACGAAGAGCGTCCACAAGCGGAGATCGCGAAAATTCTCGATTGCTCGGTCAAGGCCGTGGAGATGCGTATCTACCGGGCGCGTCAGCAGTTGCGGAAGCGGTTGCAAAGTCTGTTCGCGGCGGACGCTTGA